In Octopus bimaculoides isolate UCB-OBI-ISO-001 chromosome 5, ASM119413v2, whole genome shotgun sequence, a genomic segment contains:
- the LOC106868707 gene encoding coiled-coil-helix-coiled-coil-helix domain-containing protein 1, translated as MTRLTEVLNRGRRPGYHGKFTNYKEVFPYKMPLPPILKDSVSNKKDKSKAAPCLEEIGLLLTCWKSSDFSMKGCEKEVKAFNKCYAASTNQPPQTGNKLSAAEVNKLLKKFPQPPHSYK; from the exons ATGACGAGGCTTACAGAAGTATTAAATCGTGGCCGACGACCCGGTTACCATGGGAAATTCACCAATTACAAAGAAGTGTTTCCCTATAAAATGCCTTTGCCTCCGATCCTTAAAGACAGTGTATCGAATAAGAAAGACAAATCCAAAG CTGCACCCTGCCTTGAGGAAATTGGATTGTTGCTGACTTGCTGGAAGTCTTCAGATTTTTCCATGAAAGGATGCGAGAAGGAAGTAAAGGCGTTTAACAAATGCTATGCGGCGTCTACG AATCAACCTCCTCAAACTGGAAACAAACTTTCCGCAGCAGAAGTGAACAAATTACTCAAGAAGTTTCCTCAGCCTCCACACTCATACAAGTAG
- the LOC106868705 gene encoding mitochondrial import inner membrane translocase subunit Tim23 yields MDSGGDPSSRRTFFNPYSSSDPTMSAGVSAGGMGSVMSPYLNFDPAYIGADSGSDFIFPEGASRQRGRLELAFSQIGGSVFAGKVLDQKSQGSSTPPSSTKQHLMLNFITKQGASSAQSLGVIALMYSVIGVLLQLGRGVDDEINTLTAATSTGLLYKSSGKNNLLVPLQLDQL; encoded by the exons ATGGACAGCGGTGGAGATCCTTCGTCGAGAAGAACATTCTTCAATCCATATTCCAGTTCTGATCCAACTATGTCAGCTGGAG TTTCGGCCGGGGGCATGGGTAGTGTAATGTCACCGTACCTAAATTTCGATCCAGCGTATATTGGAGCA GACAGTGGATCAGACTTCATTTTCCCAGAAGGTGCAAGTCGACAACGTGGTAGACTTGAACTAGCTTTCTCTCAGATTGGAGGTTCTGTATTTGCAGGTAAAGTTCTTGATCAAAAATCTCAG GGGAGCTCAACACCCCCATCCAGCACAAAGCAACATCT GATGTTAAACTTTATCACAAAACAAGGTGCTTCTTCAGCTCAATCTTTAGGTGTTATTG CTTTGATGTACAGTGTCATTGGTGTCTTACTGCAACTCGGCCGTGGCgttgatgatgaaataaatacactaACAGCAGCTACAAGTACCGGTCTGCTTTACAAATCGTCTGGTAAGAATAATTTGCTTGTCCCATTGCAGCTCGACCAACTGTGA